The Streptomyces kanamyceticus DNA segment TTGCTTTAGAGAACGCCCGTACGCTAAATTTCGGAGCGCCCACGGGGACGGGGGCAACCACCGCGACGGAACATGAGGAGTGCGAGATGCGAGTGCGACGACTGGGCTGGGCCGGGCTGGAGATCGAGGCGGGCGGCGAGCGACTGGTGATCGACTACGTGCGGGACCTCTCACCGCTGTTCACCGGGTGGAAGCCCGGCGTGGGCCTCGCGGCGCCGAGCGGGAAGGCCACCGCCGCACTCGTCACCCACCTGCACCGGGACCACACCGACGCGGCCGCGCTCGCCGACACGCTGACGCCCGGGGCACCGGTGCTGCGACCGGCGCCCGGCCCCGGCGACGACGTGGACAATGTGACGACGCTGCTGGCCGAACGCGAGCTGGCCCTGCACCGGCTGGCCACCGAGGTCGTGGATGCCTGGTCCACCCGCGACATCGGGCCGTTCGGCGTCACCGCGGTCCCCTCCGTCGACGGCCTCGGCGACCCGCAGCTGAACTGGGTGGTGCAGGCCGACGGGCAGCGGGTCTTCCACGGCGGCGACACGATGTTCCACGGCTTCTGGTGGCGCGTCTCGCGCCGGTTCAGCCCGTTCGACGCGGTGTTCCTGCCCGCCAACGGTGCGGTGGTCGACGCACCGCACCTGCAGCCGCCGAGCCCGCTGCCCGCCGCCCTTGACCCGAGGCAGGCCGCCGCGGCCGCGGAGATACTCGACGCCCGGTACGCGGTGCCGATGCACTACGAGGCGGAGCAGCCGGACAAGATCGCGGGCTACGTCGAAACCTCCGACCCGGAGAAGGAGTTCCGTACACACGCCGGACGGCGCGCACACGTGCTGGCCGTCGGGGAATGGCTGGACCTGGCCTCCTAGGCTCCGGCCATGTCGTACTCGTCGATGTCGAGCTCGGCTCCGGTGGTGCTGAGGAAGTCCAGGACCTTGCGGTCCAGGTGCCAGCCGAAGAGGTTGGGGGCAGCCGCCGCGCCCTGCCGGGGTCGGTCGGTGTCGTTGAAGTGGCGCACGACGTGAAGCGCCGCTCCGCCATCGGTGCGGGCCAGCTGCCTGGTGAGGTCCCGGATGCGGTCCGTGTGGGGCTGGAGTCTGTCGAGAATGCGGGTGATCTGTTCGTCGACGCGCAGCCCTGGCTCCCGGCAGACGACCTTCCACGAGTGGTCGACCGGAACCACCGCGGGCTCGGTGAACCGGCTTCCGCGAACAGTCACTTCGTCGGGAGCGATACCCAACTGGGAGGTCATGTCGTCTGCCGAGATGTGCTGGCTGAACAGCGCGAAGTAGGCGTACTGGCGAAGTGGCATCCCGTGGAGGATAGCCGCGCGGAAATCGTCGGTAGAGCCACCTGAGGGCGTCTTAGGAGCGCCCACCGGGAAAGGGCCCGCCGAGCCCGCTCCTGCCCACCACGTTCCCCGCCCTGTCGACGCAGATCACGTCCACCGTCACCGGGGCGCCGCGCAGGACCGCGAGTGCCTCGTCGCGTGCCGTCGTCGCCACCAGGTCGCCCAGCGGGACCCCCGCCGCCTCGCACAGGCGCAGGGCCTCAAGGCCCGTGTTGGCGGCGGCGATGCTCTCGGCGAGGGCCCCGGACGCACCGCCCGTGCGGGCCAGTTCCGCGAGGAAGCCCTTGTCGACCTGGGAGCGGGCCGAGTGCAGGTCGAGGTGGCCCGCCGCCAGCTTGGACAGTTTGGCGAAGCCGCCGCAGATGGTGAGGCGGTCCACGGGGTGACGGCGTACGTACTTGAGGACCGCGCCCGCGAAGTCGCCCATGTCCAGGAGCGCGTCCTCGGGCAGGCCGTGCTCGGCGATCACCGTCTTCTCCGACGTGGAGCCGGTGCACCCGGCGACATGCGTGCGCCCCGCCGCGCGCGCCACGTCCACGCCCCGGCGGATCGAGTCGATCCACGCCGAGCAGGAGTAGGGCACGACGATGCCGGTGGTGCCGAGGATCGACAGGCCGCCGAGGATGCCGAGGCGCGGGTTCCAGGTGGAGCGGGCGATCTCCTCGCCGTGGTCGACGGAGATCGTGATCTCGACGTCCCCGGTACCGCCGTGGCGGCCCGCGACCAGCGCCACGTGGTCGCGCATCAGCTGGCGCGGGACCGGATTGACCGCCGGTTCCCCCACGTCCAGGGGGAGTCCCGGGCGGGTGACCGTGCCCACCCCCGGACCCGCCTTGAAGACCACTCCGGAGCCCGGCGGCAGCCGCCGTACCGTGGCACGCACCAGCGCGCCGTGCGTGACGTCCGGGTCGTCGCCGGCGTCCTTGACGATGCCCGCCATGGCGTACGACGTGGTGAGTTCCTCGGCGGCCAGCGCGAAGGCCGGTGTCTGGCCCTTGGGCAGCGTGATGGTCACCGGGTCGGGGAAATCGCCGGTGAGCAGCGCCGTGTACGCGGCCGTGGTGGCCGCGGTCGCGCAGGCCCCCGTCGTCCAGCCGGACCGCAGACCGGTGTGCTTGAGTTGGGCGCCGCGCCCACCCTTTGCCTCACTCATGAAGGAAACCGAACTCCGTGCACGTATTGATTCTGGGGGGAACGACCGAGGCCCGCCGCTTGGCGGAGCTCCTCGCGGGTGAGGCGGGGCTCCGGGTGACCAGCTCCCTCGCGGGGCGGGTCGCCGCGCCCCGGCTGCCGCCCGGCGAGGTCCGCGTCGGTGGTTTCGGCGGGGTCGACGGGCTCGCCGACTGGCTGCGCGAGCACCGCGTGGACGCGCTCATCGACGCCACCCATCCTTTCGCAGGGACGATCTCCGCCAACGCGGCGGCGGCCGCCGCGCTCGCCCATGTTCCCCCGCTCGCCCTGCGGCGGCCCGGCTGGGTCGCCGCGGACGGCGACGACTGGCGCCCGGTCGGCTCCCTTGAGGAGGCCGCGCGGGCCCTTCCCGGGCTGGGTTCGCGGGTGTTCCTCACCACGGGGCGGATGGGACTCGCGGCGTTCGCCGGACCCGAACTGGCTGGTCTCTGGTTTCTCGTACGTTCCGTCGACGCGCCCGAGCGGCCGATCCCCGCGCGCGTGGAGGTGCTCCTGGACCGGGGGCCGTTCACCCTCGACGGGGAGCGGGAGCTGTTGCGTCGGCATCGGATCGATGTGGTGGTGACCAAGGACAGTGGGGGTTCGGCCACCGCGCCGAAGCTTGTCGCTGCGCGTGAGGCGGGGGTTCCTGTGGTGGTGGTTCGGCGGCCTCCTGGCCCGGAGGGGGTTGCCGCCGTTGCCACGCCGGGGGAAGCCGTTGCCTGGGTGCGGCTGCTGGGTGGGTAAGCGCGGGTCGTTCTGGGCTGGTCGCGCAGTTCCCCGCGCCCCTAACTACCCCGTCCCCACGCCACCCGGGAAGCAGTTCCCCGTGCCACGTAAGGGGCGCGGGGAACTGCGCGAGCAACCGCGACGCGCCCGCAGGGACAACCACCCGCCCCGGCCCTAACCCTCCGGGTAGCGCCGCGGCGTCCAGACGACCTGATCCCCGCCCCCGCGTCGCACGACCTCCGTCTGCGAGGAGCCCACGATCAGCAGCGTGCGCATGTCTACCTCGGCGGGGTCCAGATCGGCCAGGCGGACGATACGGATGCTCTCCTCGGGGCCGCCGACGTCACGGGCGAGAACGACGGGCGTGTCCGGCGCACGGTAGCCGAGGAGCAGCTCCCTCGCCTTGCCGACCTGCCAGGTCCGGCTCCGCGAGCCGGGGTTGTACAGGGCGAGAACGAGATCCGCCGAAGCCGCCGCCGCGAGCCGTTCCGCGATGACCTCCCACGGCTTGAGCCGGTCGGAGAGGGAGAGCGTGGCGTAGTCGTGGCCGAGCGGCGCGCCCGCGCGGGCCGCCGCCGCGTTGGCCGCGGTGACACCGGGCAGCACCCGCACCGGGACGTCCGCGTACGCGTCCTGCGAGGCGACTTCGAGTACGGCCGTGGCCATCGCGAAGACGCCGGGATCGCCGCCTGAGACGACCACGACGCGACGGCCCCGCTGCGCCAACTGCAGGGCGAACTCGGCCCGTTCGGACTCGACGCGGTTGTCGGAGCCGTGCCGGAGCTGTCCGGGGCGGTGCGGCACGCGGTCCAGGTAGGTGGTGTAGCCGACCAGATCGTCCGCGGCGGCGAGCGCGCCGCGCGTCTCGGGGGTCAGCCACAGGGGGCCCGCGGGTCCCGTGCCGACGACGACGACCTCGCCGCGCGCCGGGTCCGCCGAGGCCGCGGGCTCGGGCGCGGGTCCGCCGGTCAGCGGCGCCACCCGGCTCGGCAGCACCGCCACCGAGAAGTACGGCACCGACTCCGGGTCCACGTCGGCCAGTTGGCCGGTGCGCTCCCCCTCCATCGTGGCGCGCTCGACGTAGCGGGCCTCGTCGAGACGGCCCGCGCGCTCCAGGGCGCCGCGCACCTTGCCGAAGGTGCGGCCGAGCTTCATCACGACCGCCGAGTCCGTCGCCGCCAGGCGCGCGGCCAGCTCCTCCCGCGGGAGCGTGCCCGGCAGGATCGTGAGGACCTCCTCGGCCTCCACCAGCGGCTCGCCGAGCCGGGCCGCCGCCGCGCTGACCGAGGTCACGCCGGGGATCACCTCGGTCGGGTAACGGTCGGCGAGGCGCTTGTGCATGTGCTGGTAGGAGCCGTAGAAGAGCGGGTCGCCCTCGGCGAGCACGGCGACCGTGCGGCCCGCGTCGAGGTGCGCGGCGAGCCGGGCGGCGGCTTCCTCGTAGAAGTCGTCGAGTGCGCCCCGGTAGCCGCCGGGGTGGTCCGTGCCCTCCGTGGTGACGGGGTAGACCAGCGGCTCCTCGATGTGGTCGGCGCGCAGGTGCGCGGCCGCGATCGAGCGGGCGATGGAGCGGCCGTGCCGCGCCGAGTGGTACGCGATCACGTCGGCGGAGGCGATGACCTCGACGGCGCGGAGGGTCATCAGCGACGGGTCGCCGGGACCGAGCCCGACCCCGTAAAGCCTTCCCTGCTGGACCTGCTGGGCCTGCTGGGCTTGCTGGGCTTGCTGGGCCTGTTCGGTGTTCACTCCGTCTCGCTCGCAATCGCGTTGATCGCCGCCGCGGCCATGGCGCTGCCGCCGCGACGTCCTCGTACGACCAGGTGCTCGATCCCCG contains these protein-coding regions:
- a CDS encoding MBL fold metallo-hydrolase; this translates as MRVRRLGWAGLEIEAGGERLVIDYVRDLSPLFTGWKPGVGLAAPSGKATAALVTHLHRDHTDAAALADTLTPGAPVLRPAPGPGDDVDNVTTLLAERELALHRLATEVVDAWSTRDIGPFGVTAVPSVDGLGDPQLNWVVQADGQRVFHGGDTMFHGFWWRVSRRFSPFDAVFLPANGAVVDAPHLQPPSPLPAALDPRQAAAAAEILDARYAVPMHYEAEQPDKIAGYVETSDPEKEFRTHAGRRAHVLAVGEWLDLAS
- a CDS encoding cobalt-precorrin-6A reductase, translating into MHVLILGGTTEARRLAELLAGEAGLRVTSSLAGRVAAPRLPPGEVRVGGFGGVDGLADWLREHRVDALIDATHPFAGTISANAAAAAALAHVPPLALRRPGWVAADGDDWRPVGSLEEAARALPGLGSRVFLTTGRMGLAAFAGPELAGLWFLVRSVDAPERPIPARVEVLLDRGPFTLDGERELLRRHRIDVVVTKDSGGSATAPKLVAAREAGVPVVVVRRPPGPEGVAAVATPGEAVAWVRLLGG
- a CDS encoding cobalt-precorrin-5B (C(1))-methyltransferase; translation: MSEAKGGRGAQLKHTGLRSGWTTGACATAATTAAYTALLTGDFPDPVTITLPKGQTPAFALAAEELTTSYAMAGIVKDAGDDPDVTHGALVRATVRRLPPGSGVVFKAGPGVGTVTRPGLPLDVGEPAVNPVPRQLMRDHVALVAGRHGGTGDVEITISVDHGEEIARSTWNPRLGILGGLSILGTTGIVVPYSCSAWIDSIRRGVDVARAAGRTHVAGCTGSTSEKTVIAEHGLPEDALLDMGDFAGAVLKYVRRHPVDRLTICGGFAKLSKLAAGHLDLHSARSQVDKGFLAELARTGGASGALAESIAAANTGLEALRLCEAAGVPLGDLVATTARDEALAVLRGAPVTVDVICVDRAGNVVGRSGLGGPFPGGRS
- a CDS encoding DUF4279 domain-containing protein; the encoded protein is MPLRQYAYFALFSQHISADDMTSQLGIAPDEVTVRGSRFTEPAVVPVDHSWKVVCREPGLRVDEQITRILDRLQPHTDRIRDLTRQLARTDGGAALHVVRHFNDTDRPRQGAAAAPNLFGWHLDRKVLDFLSTTGAELDIDEYDMAGA
- the cobJ gene encoding precorrin-3B C(17)-methyltransferase, whose product is MTLRAVEVIASADVIAYHSARHGRSIARSIAAAHLRADHIEEPLVYPVTTEGTDHPGGYRGALDDFYEEAAARLAAHLDAGRTVAVLAEGDPLFYGSYQHMHKRLADRYPTEVIPGVTSVSAAAARLGEPLVEAEEVLTILPGTLPREELAARLAATDSAVVMKLGRTFGKVRGALERAGRLDEARYVERATMEGERTGQLADVDPESVPYFSVAVLPSRVAPLTGGPAPEPAASADPARGEVVVVGTGPAGPLWLTPETRGALAAADDLVGYTTYLDRVPHRPGQLRHGSDNRVESERAEFALQLAQRGRRVVVVSGGDPGVFAMATAVLEVASQDAYADVPVRVLPGVTAANAAAARAGAPLGHDYATLSLSDRLKPWEVIAERLAAAASADLVLALYNPGSRSRTWQVGKARELLLGYRAPDTPVVLARDVGGPEESIRIVRLADLDPAEVDMRTLLIVGSSQTEVVRRGGGDQVVWTPRRYPEG